Proteins encoded by one window of Phytohabitans houttuyneae:
- a CDS encoding DNA primase has protein sequence MARQSPNRPDADKPEPELEIDEDLDEAELEEEDDDEDEETSPAAASGGSSSLWADTKIDPVEIALPSGVGYTLRAYRLSTSLTPTEIGDRDDDDPFAAKAKHAVTDDDDETVVILDDDFPGDEDEEEDDDRTEEFQRRGKHARDEDSDEPSAEDFEDEEEEEEEEERAEEVPVFLSHRGRLLLFKSPESLVTFVRSGAPNDLAQVDGWAELVERIQPADVAPSDEDSYELDLVVENLRGGHDTWDFNLLIEAGEAARDLSYALRLTPVLTALSTGSPLDDLDEALRSAAGGGLGAFRGRRRLKKIGAQQASLGWRTIIGKISAAVDWRD, from the coding sequence GTGGCCCGCCAGTCGCCCAACCGGCCGGACGCCGACAAGCCCGAGCCCGAGCTTGAGATCGACGAAGATCTCGACGAGGCCGAGCTCGAAGAGGAAGACGACGACGAGGACGAGGAGACTTCGCCGGCCGCCGCGTCGGGCGGCTCGTCGTCGCTGTGGGCCGACACGAAGATCGATCCAGTCGAGATCGCCCTGCCTTCGGGCGTGGGCTACACGCTCCGGGCGTACCGGCTCTCCACCTCGCTCACGCCGACCGAGATCGGCGACCGGGACGACGACGACCCGTTCGCCGCGAAGGCCAAGCACGCGGTGACGGATGACGACGACGAGACCGTGGTCATCCTCGACGACGACTTCCCCGGCGACGAGGACGAAGAGGAGGACGACGACCGCACCGAGGAGTTCCAGCGCCGCGGCAAGCACGCGCGCGACGAAGACTCGGACGAGCCGTCGGCCGAAGACTTCGAGGACGAGGAAGAAGAGGAAGAGGAGGAGGAGCGGGCCGAGGAGGTTCCGGTCTTCCTCAGCCACCGGGGGCGCCTGCTGCTGTTCAAGAGCCCCGAGTCGCTGGTGACCTTCGTGCGCTCCGGCGCGCCGAACGACCTCGCCCAGGTGGACGGGTGGGCCGAGCTGGTCGAGCGGATCCAGCCGGCCGACGTGGCGCCTTCGGACGAAGATTCGTACGAGCTGGATCTCGTCGTGGAAAACCTGCGCGGTGGGCACGACACCTGGGACTTCAACCTGCTGATCGAGGCGGGTGAGGCGGCGCGCGACCTGTCGTACGCTCTGCGCCTCACACCGGTCCTTACCGCCCTGTCCACCGGGTCACCGCTTGATGACCTTGACGAGGCACTTCGTTCCGCCGCAGGTGGCGGTCTCGGTGCGTTCAGGGGTCGCCGCCGGTTGAAGAAAATCGGGGCACAACAGGCAAGTCTCGGCTGGCGCACGATTATCGGCAAGATCTCTGCCGCTGTGGACTGGCGCGACTGA
- a CDS encoding PadR family transcriptional regulator yields MKSQALHGHLDALLLSVLEGGALHGYAIIEALKSRSGGTLNLPTGTIYPALRRLERAGHVESEWSTVNGRERRTYRLTGSGHRALAGERASWQELSTTVSRFLGAEGPPPATT; encoded by the coding sequence ATGAAGTCGCAAGCCCTGCACGGACACCTCGATGCGCTGCTGCTTTCCGTGCTGGAGGGCGGTGCGCTGCACGGTTACGCGATCATCGAAGCGCTCAAGTCGCGCAGCGGCGGCACGCTCAACCTACCCACCGGCACCATCTATCCCGCGCTGCGCCGGCTCGAGCGCGCCGGGCACGTGGAGAGCGAGTGGAGCACCGTAAATGGGCGGGAGCGCCGGACCTACCGGCTGACCGGCTCCGGCCACCGCGCGCTCGCCGGGGAGCGGGCCAGCTGGCAGGAGCTCAGCACGACGGTGAGCCGCTTTCTCGGCGCGGAGGGCCCGCCACCGGCTACGACGTGA
- a CDS encoding permease prefix domain 1-containing protein, whose protein sequence is MHAPIDEYVRTLDRVLTGPGRLKGDMLREARHGLADAAEAYQEDGLTRTEAERLAVAEFGEVRSLAPAYQSELGLGAARRLALKMVLVPVLFTTLADFMWRGSPWSTSTTGPHPPEVYLLISRAQDYLGYVWAGLAMAVYLWLTWAARRGRHTGRVTVRAIGLVTLSIVGLTWLAGTVIYLWSLSLWDAALTWPPMVAGGLVVAAAYAWLVHSAVTCVTAAPKRLTLTS, encoded by the coding sequence ATGCACGCCCCGATCGACGAGTACGTCCGGACGCTGGACCGTGTCCTCACCGGCCCCGGCCGGCTCAAGGGCGACATGCTGCGCGAGGCGCGGCACGGGCTGGCCGACGCGGCGGAGGCGTACCAGGAGGACGGGCTGACCCGCACGGAGGCTGAGCGGCTCGCGGTGGCCGAGTTCGGCGAGGTCCGGTCGTTGGCCCCGGCCTACCAGTCCGAGCTGGGGCTCGGCGCGGCCCGGCGGCTGGCGCTCAAGATGGTGCTGGTCCCGGTGCTCTTCACGACGCTGGCCGACTTCATGTGGCGGGGCTCGCCGTGGTCCACCTCGACGACCGGTCCCCACCCGCCCGAGGTTTACCTGCTGATCTCCCGGGCGCAGGACTACCTCGGCTACGTGTGGGCAGGTCTGGCGATGGCCGTGTACCTCTGGCTGACCTGGGCCGCCCGGCGCGGACGCCACACCGGTCGCGTGACCGTCCGGGCGATCGGGCTTGTCACGCTCTCGATCGTCGGCCTGACCTGGCTCGCCGGCACCGTCATCTACCTCTGGTCGCTCTCGCTGTGGGACGCGGCGCTCACCTGGCCGCCGATGGTGGCGGGCGGGCTGGTGGTGGCCGCGGCGTACGCCTGGCTGGTGCACTCGGCGGTCACCTGCGTGACCGCGGCACCCAAGCGGCTCACGCTCACGTCGTAG